The Halovivax ruber XH-70 genome includes the window TGCGGTGACACCGTGTTGTGTCGCACTGCGCGGTCGCAGTTTGAAGATCGGCTCCGACACTGGCCTACTGCGTCCCGGCGCCGGTTCCCGGTCGATCCATCGCTTCGAGGTCGATCCGGCCACCGGGCAGCGGGACGCCATCGTACGGGTCGTCGTCGAGCAGGAGCGAGCCGTCCAGGTCGGCGTAGTCGAGCAGCGGTGCGAGGTGACAGGCCGCGGCGATCGAGGCGTTGGACTCCGACATGCAGCCGCACATCACCTGGAGCCCGTGGGCGCGGGCGGCGTGGACGATCCGTTTCGCCTCCCGGAGGCCGCCGCACTTCATCAGCTTCAGGTTCGCGACGTCACAGCGATCGGCGACCCGGGGGACGTCGTCGACCGTGATGAGCGACTCGTCGGCTGCGATCGGGAGCGGGCTGTGTTCGGAGACGTATCGAAGCCCCTCCGGGTTCTCGGCAGGCACGGGTTGTTCGACGAATTCCAGGTCGTAGGCGGCGAGCCGTTCGATCGTGCGGACGGCCTCCTTCGGCGTCCAGGCCTCGTTCGCGTCGACGTAGAGACGGACGTCCGGCGCGACGTCGCGGATGGTCTCGACGATCTCGACGTCTCTGTCGGTCCCGAGCTTGACCTTCAGCGTGTCGTGGCCGCGATCGAGCGCGATCTCGGTCTTCTCGCGCATCCGCTCGGTATCGTCGATGCCGATGGTGTACGATGAGGTGACGGTCTCGGTCGGATCGAGTCCCCAGTAGCGATAGAGCGGGACGTCGAGGCGCTTGCAAACGAGATCGTGCAGGGCGATACTCACCGCACAGCGTGCCGCCGGATTGTCCGCAATTGCCGCACGCATCCGGCGCTCGATCCGGCCGAGCTGGTGGGGGTCGCCGACGGTTTCGACGACTTCGAGCAGCGAGGGAAGCACCGCCTCGACGGTCGCCGCCGTCTCGCCGTAGTGTGGCGACGGTGCGGCGCCGCCGATCCCGACGCGCCCATCGTCGTCCTCGACCTGGACGATCACGTTCTCGGCCGCCGTCTGCGTCCCTCGCGCGATG containing:
- a CDS encoding dipeptide epimerase is translated as MSLETSFERVSLPLEFPFTIARGTQTAAENVIVQVEDDDGRVGIGGAAPSPHYGETAATVEAVLPSLLEVVETVGDPHQLGRIERRMRAAIADNPAARCAVSIALHDLVCKRLDVPLYRYWGLDPTETVTSSYTIGIDDTERMREKTEIALDRGHDTLKVKLGTDRDVEIVETIRDVAPDVRLYVDANEAWTPKEAVRTIERLAAYDLEFVEQPVPAENPEGLRYVSEHSPLPIAADESLITVDDVPRVADRCDVANLKLMKCGGLREAKRIVHAARAHGLQVMCGCMSESNASIAAACHLAPLLDYADLDGSLLLDDDPYDGVPLPGGRIDLEAMDRPGTGAGTQ